The following proteins come from a genomic window of Musa acuminata AAA Group cultivar baxijiao chromosome BXJ1-7, Cavendish_Baxijiao_AAA, whole genome shotgun sequence:
- the LOC135678087 gene encoding uncharacterized protein LOC135678087 — MQSLINTIRICTSTPFSGFPLHRRQNLRAEDPNLPDLILKMGRLQSLRSFDAFPRAEEHLLKKTHSGAVVSIIGLAVMGTLFVHELKYYLTTYTVHQMSVDLKRGETLPIYINMTFPSLPCEVLSVDAIDMSGKHEVDLDTNIWKLRLNKEGQITGTEYLSDLVEKEHSAHKHDDSDNHDDSSQKKHEDTFGSDAEKMIENVKHAISNGEGCRVYGVLDVQRVAGNFHISIHGLNIFVAQQIFGGAKLVNVSHVIHDLSFGPSYPGIHNPLDGTTRMLHDTSGTFKYYIKIVPTEYRYLSKEVLPTNQFSVTEYYVPIRVTDRSWPAVYFLYDLSPITVTIKEERRSFLHFLTRLCAVLGGTFALTGMLDRWTYRIVEAVTKSKSRSVLR; from the exons ATGCAATCCTTAATCAATACAATACGTATTTGCACCTCGACGCCCTTCTCTGGTTTCCCACTCCATCGGCGACAGAACCTTCGcgctgaagatccaaacctacctg ACCTGATATTGAAGATGGGGCGACTGCAATCTTTGAGGAGTTTTGACGCATTTCCTCGTGCAGAGGAGCACCTACTAAAGAAGACCCATTCTGGAGCTGTTG TTTCCATCATTGGCCTTGCTGTAATGGGAACCTTGTTTGTGCATGAGCTGAAGTACTATCTCACTACATACACTGTCCATCAG ATGTCTGTAGATCTTAAGCGAGGAGAAACACTTCCAATTTATATAAATATGACATTCCCTTCATTACCTTGTGAAG TTCTGAGTGTGGATGCCATTGACATGTCTGGAAAACATGAGGTGGACTTGGATACAAATATTTGGAAG CTTCGCTTGAACAAAGAGGGTCAAATTACGGGCACAGAGTACCTATCAGATCTTGTTGAAAAGGAACACTCAGCTCACAAGCATG ATGATAGTGATAATCATGATGATTCCTCCCAGAAAAAACATGAGGATACTTTTGGCTCAGATGCTGAGAAAATGATTGAGAATGTAAAGCATGCTATCTCAAATGGTGAAGGATGCCGA GTATATGGGGTTTTGGATGTGCAGAGAGTTGCTGGTAACTTTCATATTTCAATCCATGGGTTAAACATTTTTGTAGCTCAACAG ATTTTTGGAGGTGCAAAACTTGTGAATGTAAGTCATGTGATCCATGATTTGTCATTTGGACCAAGCTACCCAGGGATTCACAATCCCCTTGATGGAACTACCAGGATGCTACATGATACAAGTGGTACTTTCAAATATTATATAAAG ATTGTTCCAACGGAATATAGATACCTTTCCAAAGAAGTATTGCCAACAAATCAGTTCTCTGTTACAGAATATTATGTTCCAATACGTGTTACTGATAGGTCATGGCCAG CTGTTTACTTTTTGTATGATCTTTCACCTATCACCGTGACAATAAAAGAAGAACGCCGCAGCTTTCTGCACTTCCTAACTCGACTTTGTGCAGTGCTTGGTGGTACAtttgctttaacag GAATGCTCGACAGGTGGACATACAGAATTGTCGAGGCTGTTACGAAGTCGAAGAGCAGAAGCGTATTGAGGTGA
- the LOC135678088 gene encoding LRR receptor-like serine/threonine-protein kinase GHR1 yields MELLKRILLLFLLAIPSSSQLPSPDVLALLAFKKGITHDPTGYIMGSWNEESIDFNGCPASWNGIVCNGANVAGIVLDNHGISGHADLSVFANLTVLLKLSMTNNNLSGNLPDNVAVFKSLEYLDISNNAFSGELPSGIGKLRSLQNLTLAGNNFIGPLPDSIGGLASIKSLDLSRNLLSGPLPVALKGLRNLVYLNLSYNAFSRSIPTGLALLSTLESVDLSWNQLDGSVDWNFLMQTTSVYVDFSGNLLTSSSKELRALSDISETILYLNLSNNRLTGSLIEGVGIANFGNLKVLDLSCNQLYGELPGFNYVYDLEVLRLRNNSFTGFLPSGLLKGDSLVLSELDLSANNLTGHINMITSTTLRILNLSSNALSGELPVVQGSCQVLDLSDNQFKGNLSLIAKWGNDLEYIDLSQNLLMGPIPDVTSQFLLLSYLNFSHNALVETIPEVLVQFPKLTILDLSSNQLSGPILNDLLASSTLQELHLQNNMLFGDIVLSPSFSNNSNLRVLDISGNRFNGSFPENLESLTGLQILDISANNFAGTLPPAVTKLIYLSSFDISLNHFTGSLPSTLPDTLVYFNASFNDLSGTVPDNLRKFPDSSFHPGNSRLEFPSGLPGTANSQPESPSHRPFRTFLKAAIIAACVVVMVILILLAIILHYKRASSRSGSENLSDKKVYTRSLPETTGSKSRDSGGSVVISADDLIAPHKGSSSEMISPEEKITAVGGCSPSKNSRFSWSPDSGDIYAQENLGRLDVRSPDRLAGDLHFLDETITLTPEELSRAPAEVLGRSSHGTSYRATLDNGVFLTVKWLREGVAKQKKEFAKEAKKFANIRHPNVVGLRGYYWGPTQHEKLLLSDYVSPGSLASFLYDRAGKKGPPLTWAQRLKVAVDVARGLNYLHFDRATPHGNLKATNILLDGLDLNARVADYCLHRLMTQSGTVEQILDAGVLGYRAPELAASKKPSPSFKSDIYAFGVVLLELLTGRCAGDVISGEEGVVDLTDWVRFRVAEGRGSDCFDPAMAADVENPVASKGMKEMLGIALRCIRPLSERPGIKSVYEDLSSI; encoded by the exons ATGGAGCTCCTTAAAAGAATCTTGCTGCTGTTTCTGCTTGCAATCCCTTCCTCGTCGCAGCTACCTTCACCAGATGTCCTAGCTCTCCTTGCATTCAAGAAGGGTATAACCCACGACCCGACGGGCTACATCATGGGATCTTGGAACGAGGAGTCCATTGACTTCAATGGCTGCCCTGCATCCTGGAATGGCATAGTCTGTAACGGTGCAAATGTCGCTGGCATTGTTCTTGACAATCATGGCATTTCTGGCCATGCTGACCTATCTGTCTTTGCTAACCTCACAGTACTCTTGAAGCTCTCTATGACAAATAACAACCTTTCAGGGAATTTGCCAGACAATGTGGCCGTCTTCAAGAGCCTGGAGTATCTCGATATCTCCAACAATGCTTTCTCCGGTGAGCTACCATCAGGAATCGGTAAGCTTCGTAGCTTGCAAAACCTTACCTTGGCTGGGAACAACTTCATAGGGCCGTTGCCTGACTCCATTGGTGGGTTGGCATCAATCAAATCTCTTGATTTGAGTCGAAACCTTCTATCTGGTCCTTTGCCGGTGGCATTGAAAGGTCTCAGGAACTTGGTTTACTTAAACCTCTCTTATAATGCTTTTAGCAGAAGTATCCCAACTGGTCTGGCTCTGCTTTCCACACTAGAATCTGTTGATCTAAGCTGGAACCAGCTGGATGGTAGTGTTGATTGGAATTTTCTTATGCAGACCACAAGTGTTTATGTTGATTTCAGTGGGAATTTGCTAACTTCAAGTTCAAAGGAGCTGAGGGCTTTGTCAGATATCTCAGAGACCATATTGTATTTAAATCTCAGTAACAACCGATTGACTGGGTCACTGATTGAAGGAGTTGGAATTGCTAATTTTGGAAACTTGAAGGTATTGGATTTAAGCTGCAATCAGCTATATGGAGAGCTACCAGGGTTTAATTATGTCTATGATCTTGAGGTTCTGAGGCTACGGAACAACAGCTTCACTGGTTTCTTACCAAGTGGACTTCTCAAAGGAGATTCTCTAGTTTTAAGTGAATTGGATTTGAGTGCAAACAATCTAACAG gGCATATTAACATGATCACATCGACAACTTTGCGGATCCTTAATCTTTCCTCTAATGCTCTATCTGGTGAGCTTCCTGTGGTCCAAGGAAGCTGTCAAGTGCTTGATTTATCAGATAATCAGTTTAAAGGGAACTTGTCTCTAATTGCTAAGTGGGGAAATGATCTTGAGTACATTGACCTTAGCCAGAATCTGTTGATGGGGCCGATTCCAGATGTAACCTCCCAGTTCCTGCTACTTAGTTATCTGAACTTCTCCCATAATGCTCTGGTGGAGACTATCCCTGAAGTTCTTGTTCAGTTTCCCAAGCTTACCATCCTCGATCTCAGTTCTAACCAGCTCAGTGGTCCTATTCTGAATGACCTACTAGCCTCCTCTACCTTGCAAGAGCTTCATCTTCAGAACAATATGCTTTTTGGTGACATCGTACTCTCACCATCTTTTTCCAACAACTCCAACCTTCGCGTGCTTGATATATCTGGAAACCGCTTTAATGGTAGCTTTCCTGAAAATCTAGAATCCTTGACTGGCCTCCAAATCCTGGATATCTCTGCGAATAATTTTGCTGGTACATTGCCACCTGCTGTTACAAAACTCATTTACCTTTCGTCCTTTGATATATCCCTTAACCATTTCACTGGTTCCTTGCCGTCGACACTGCCTGACACGCTGGTATACTTCAATGCTTCCTTCAATGATCTATCTGGAACTGTCCCGGATAACCTCAGAAAGTTTCCAGATTCTTCTTTTCATCCAGGAAATTCCAGATTGGAGTTCCCTAGTGGTCTGCCTGGAACTGCTAATTCTCAACCTGAAAGCCCCAGTCACAGGCCATTTAGAACTTTTCTCAAAGCTGCAATCATTGCCGCATGTGTTGTTGTCATGGTTATTCTAATCCTCTTAGCCATAATTTTGCATTACAAGAGAGCTTCAAGTAGATCTGGATCAGAAAATCTTTCGGACAAGAAGGTTTATACAAGGAGTCTGCCAGAAACTACTGGAAGCAAAAGCAGGGACTCTGGTGGCTCAGTGGTGATCTCAGCTGATGATCTTATAGCTCCCCATAAAGGTTCTTCATCTGAGATGATCAGTCCAGAAGAAAAAATAACTGCAGTTGGTGGGTGTTCACCATCCAAGAACAGCCGCTTTTCATGGTCACCAGATTCTGGTGATATTTATGCGCAAGAAAATCTTGGAAGGTTGGATGTCCGTTCACCTGATAGACTGGCAGGTGATTTACATTTCTTGGATGAAACAATTACATTGACACCAGAGGAACTATCTAGAGCACCAGCAGAAGTGTTGGGAAGGAGCAGCCATGGGACTTCTTACAGGGCTACACTTGATAATGGGGTATTCTTGACAGTGAAATGGCTTAGGGAAGGAGTGGCAAAGCAGAAGAAAGAATTTGCTAAAGAGGCAAAGAAATTTGCAAACATCAGGCATCCTAATGTGGTAGGATTGCGTGGATACTACTGGGGCCCTACCCAACATGAGAAACTCCTATTATCGGATTACGTGTCACCCGGAAGCCTTGCTAGTTTTCTATATG ATCGAGCTGGGAAGAAAGGCCCACCACTAACCTGGGCTCAGCGGCTCAAAGTTGCAGTCGACGTTGCACGTGGCCTCAACTATCTCCATTTTGACCGAGCCACTCCTCATGGCAACCTTAAAGCAACAAACATACTACTTGATGGTCTCGACCTCAATGCGCGTGTTGCAGATTACTGCCTTCACCGCCTGATGACTCAATCAGGAACAGTCGAGCAGATCCTCGATGCTGGGGTGCTGGGGTACCGTGCGCCGGAGTTGGCAGCATCCAAGAAGCCATCCCCATCCTTCAAATCGGACATCTATGCATTCGGAGTGGTTCTGCTGGAGCTGTTGACAGGCAGATGCGCAGGGGATGTGATCTCAGGGGAGGAGGGAGTTGTCGATCTAACAGACTGGGTCAGGTTTAGGGTGGCAGAAGGGCGTGGGTCAGATTGCTTCGATCCTGCGATGGCTGCCGATGTTGAAAATCCGGTCGCATCCAAGGGTATGAAAGAGATGCTAGGAATAGCTCTGAGATGTATCCGTCCGCTCTCGGAGCGACCAGGTATTAAGTCTGTTTATGAGGATCTCTCATCCAtatga
- the LOC135679812 gene encoding uncharacterized protein LOC135679812: MKRYRNGEVWDFEMETPVSRDRADVILGLDGGAAATVCVCISAALPSFAGRLPNPFPVLARAVAGFSNHNSVGESAAKETIEKVMAEALLKAGSNRSAVRAVCLALAGVNHPSDQERILDWLRNIFPVRVKLFVENDAVAALASGTMGKLHGCVLIAGTGTIAYGFTEDGREARAAGAGPILGDWGSGYGIAAKALTAIMRAHDGRGPPTFLTYGILSMLGLSSPDELIGWTYADSSWARIAKLSPAVVSSAEAGDEVANRILHDTVLELTSSVKAVVQRLDLCGEDGKDSFPLVMVGGVLEANKSWDIGKAVVDCITKIYPGAHPVRPTVEPAVGAALLAWNHVISNLVSDYGR, encoded by the exons ATGAAGAGATACAGGAACGGCGAGGTGTGGGACTTTGAGATGGAGACGCCGGTGAGCAGGGATAGGGCCGACGTCATCCTCGGCCTCGACGGCGGTGCCGCCGCCACAGTCTGCGTGTGTATATCCGCTGCCTTGCCCTCCTTCGCCGGCCGCCTCCCTAACCCGTTCCCTGTCCTCGCCCGCGCCGTCGCCGGCTTCTCCAACCACAACTCCGTCGGag AAAGTGCAGCTAAGGAAACAATAGAGAAGGTCATGGCTGAAGCCCTTCTGAAGGCCGGTTCTAATCGTTCTGCTGTTCGTGCTGTTTGCTTAGCCTTAGCTGGTGTCAATCATCCTAGCGATCAAGAAAGAATACTTGATTGGCTCAG AAACATATTCCCAGTGCGTGTCAAGTTATTTGTAGAAAATGATGCTGTTGCGGCTTTGGCAAGCGGAACCATGGGCAAGCTCCATGGCTGTGTATTGATTGCCGGTACAGGTACAATTGCTTATGGGTTCACAGAAGATGGAAGAGAAGCTCGAGCAGCCGGAGCAGGACCCATCTTGGGTGACTGGGGAAG TGGATACGGGATTGCCGCTAAAGCATTGACAGCAATAATGAGAGCTCATGATGGACGTGGCCCTCCAACATTCCTTACTTATGGGATCCTCAGCATGCTTGGTCTTTCTTCACCAGATGAACTTATCGG GTGGACTTATGCGGATTCATCTTGGGCTCGTATCGCAAAACTGTCCCCGGCAGTAGTATCTTCTGCTGAAGCTGGCGACGAAGTTGCAAACAGAATTCTACATGATACAGTCTTAGAGTTGACTTCCAGTGTCAAAGCTGTTGTTCAGAGGCTTGACTTGTGTGGTGAAG ATGGAAAAGATTCATTTCCACTTGTTATGGTCGGAGGAGTTCTTGAGGCAAACAAGAGTTGGGATATCGGGAAAGCAGTCGTAGATTGCATCACAAAGATATATCCAGGAGCACATCCAGTTCGTCCCACG GTAGAACCAGCCGTTGGAGCAGCACTATTGGCTTGGAACCATGTAATAAGTAATCTAGTCAGTGATTATGGCAGGTGA